A section of the Corvus hawaiiensis isolate bCorHaw1 chromosome 16, bCorHaw1.pri.cur, whole genome shotgun sequence genome encodes:
- the ARL6IP1 gene encoding ADP-ribosylation factor-like protein 6-interacting protein 1, with protein sequence MAEGDNNSAYQLAGETASLEEQLQGWGEVILMTDKVLRWERAWFPLALMSVVSFSFLMIYYLDPSVLSGVSCFVMFLCLADYLVPALAPRIFGSNKWTTEQQQRFHEICSNLVKSRRRIVGWWKRLFTLKEEKPKMYFMTMLFTLAVVAWIGQQVHNLFLTYLIVSFLLLFPGLNQHGIITKYIGMAKREINKLLKHKEKKNE encoded by the exons GCTGGTGAAACTGCAAGCTTGGAAGAGCAGTTGCAAGGATGGGGAGAAGTGATCTTGATGACCGATAAAGTTCTTCGCTGGGAGCGAGCCTGGTTTCCTCTGGCACTGATGAGtgttgtttccttctctttcct gatgATCTACTATTTGGACCCATCAGTTCTCTCAGGTGTCTCCTGTTTCGTTATGTTCCTCTGTCTGGCTGATTACCTGGTTCCTGCTCTTGCTCCTCGAATCTTTGGCTCTAATAAGTG GACCACGGAACAGCAGCAAAGGTTTCATGAGATCTGCAGCAACCTGGTGAAATCTCGTCGCCGGATTGTTGGCTGGTGGAAGCGTCTCTTCactctgaaggaagaaaagcctAAAATG TACTTCATGACCATGCTCTTCACTCTTGCTGTGGTTGCCTGGATTGGACAGCAAGTTCACAATCTCTTTCTGACCTATCTTATTG TGAGTTTCTTGTTGCTGTTTCCTGGACTAAACCAACATGGGATCATCACAAAGTACATTGGAATGGCGAAAAGGGAGATCAACAAACTTCTCAAgcacaaggaaaagaagaatgaatGA